The following proteins come from a genomic window of bacterium:
- a CDS encoding rhomboid family intramembrane serine protease, producing the protein MIPIRDENPTLRPAVTTVVVLAANVLVWVLVQGMGSHPALVESICSLGLIPGEVLGYIPSGSSVRLGPEFLCAIDSSGSWWTAVSSMFMHGGWMHLIGNMWFLWIFGNNVEDVMGRFRFVVFYLLCGFAADAAQMLSNPESAIPMVGASGAIGGVMGAYAVLFPTVRVQTLLILGFLARMINVPAWGMLGYWFGLQVLMGLPSLGSEAGGVAFWAHVGGFLAGVVLVYVFRDPRLVAAHRAATARALPRIGWPRSAVYR; encoded by the coding sequence ATGATTCCCATTCGAGACGAGAATCCGACACTTCGGCCCGCAGTGACGACGGTTGTTGTGCTGGCCGCCAACGTGCTGGTTTGGGTCCTGGTGCAGGGCATGGGGTCGCATCCGGCACTGGTCGAGTCGATTTGCAGTCTCGGGCTGATCCCCGGTGAGGTTCTGGGCTACATTCCGTCCGGTTCGTCGGTCCGGCTCGGTCCCGAGTTCCTCTGTGCGATCGACTCCTCGGGCAGTTGGTGGACGGCGGTGAGCTCCATGTTCATGCATGGCGGCTGGATGCACTTGATCGGCAACATGTGGTTCCTGTGGATCTTCGGCAACAACGTCGAAGACGTAATGGGTCGGTTTCGCTTCGTCGTGTTCTACCTTCTCTGCGGCTTCGCCGCCGACGCGGCCCAGATGCTCTCGAATCCGGAGAGCGCCATCCCAATGGTCGGCGCTTCCGGGGCCATCGGGGGCGTGATGGGCGCCTACGCGGTTCTCTTTCCGACGGTGCGCGTGCAGACGCTCCTCATTCTGGGTTTCCTCGCGCGCATGATCAACGTGCCGGCCTGGGGCATGCTCGGTTACTGGTTCGGACTCCAAGTTCTGATGGGGCTCCCGAGTCTGGGTAGTGAGGCCGGCGGTGTCGCCTTCTGGGCGCATGTCGGCGGTTTTCTGGCCGGCGTCGTGCTGGTCTACGTGTTTCGCGATCCCAGGCTCGTGGCCGCCCACCGAGCGGCAACCGCCCGAGCGCTCCCCCGCATCGGCTGGCCACGTTCCGCCGTTTACAGATAG
- a CDS encoding DUF480 domain-containing protein produces the protein MKIIDDLNPNQIRVLGALLEKEQATPEYYPLTVNALIAACNQKSNRDPVMRLTETEVVEALDSLAKDTLVWRSEGARTERWRQSISRRLELDPEEKAVLTLLMLRGPQTVGELRSRSTRLHAFGSLRELEEGLRRLTNEGRELVVELSRRPGQKENRWAHLIAGAVSEAESVEAVSPATGVIAKGPSTSLADRVAALEAKVEELTAALERLEAGSEAD, from the coding sequence ATGAAGATCATTGACGATCTGAACCCAAATCAAATACGCGTTCTCGGCGCGCTCCTGGAGAAGGAGCAGGCAACCCCGGAGTACTACCCACTGACGGTGAACGCTCTTATCGCCGCCTGCAACCAGAAGAGCAATCGGGATCCGGTCATGCGACTCACCGAGACCGAAGTCGTTGAGGCGCTCGACTCGCTGGCCAAGGACACGCTGGTTTGGCGGAGTGAAGGCGCGCGGACCGAGCGCTGGCGCCAGTCGATCAGCCGGCGTCTGGAGCTCGATCCGGAGGAGAAGGCCGTTCTGACCCTGCTCATGCTCCGCGGCCCCCAGACCGTTGGTGAGCTGCGCTCGCGAAGCACCCGACTGCACGCCTTTGGCAGCCTACGAGAGTTGGAAGAGGGGCTGCGACGCCTCACGAATGAGGGCAGAGAGCTGGTCGTAGAGCTGTCCCGGCGGCCGGGACAGAAAGAAAACCGTTGGGCGCACTTGATCGCTGGAGCCGTGAGCGAAGCCGAGTCCGTAGAGGCCGTTTCACCGGCCACCGGGGTCATTGCGAAAGGCCCCTCGACCTCTCTCGCGGATCGAGTCGCAGCCCTCGAGGCCAAGGTCGAGGAGCTCACCGCCGCCCTCGAACGACTGGAGGCCGGATCCGAGGCCGACTAG